A genome region from Natronosalvus rutilus includes the following:
- a CDS encoding S9 family peptidase produces the protein MHTVDPADYHDIVQVADPQLSPDGERVAFVRKGPKDDESYEATIYVVPLGGDEPTQFTVSEGVDSQPRWSPDGSHLAFVSTRGADDDRPQLWLLPTDGGEARQITSVVGGVSGLAWSPDGSRVLFTQASTADDREEGRDFAVESDYEPETPDPRVIDRLVYRAHQRYADGRRNHVYTLEVESALEQGTVTEGDNDALERLTDGDADHTGATWGDDETVYYARKLGEEPDDSIESEILAHDLETGEVEQVTETIGWATMLAATTDGRVAYPWIPKDGFTLRQTELKVYDRTAETETTVTESIDRTLGHEGGVEWGPDEETLYFSTPDEGASALWSAPGDGSEAPTTVYGEGVTLEGFSVGDDAIAYAQSEWDHPGDVFASTRGGNEVTRLTRVNADYLEDRAVAQPEELRYESDQGPVQGWLLTPPDFDPEETYPLVVEIHGGPHARWTTSGTMWHEFQSLAAAGYVVFWSNPRGSTGYGEAHAAAIERDWGDVTLTDVLAGVDLACERAYVDADEQYVTGGSFGGFMTAWTVGHTDRFRAAVSQRGVYDFTSFYGSTDAFKLVEGDYGVTPWEDPEHLWEHSPVAHVPDVTTPTLLIHADQDYRTPANTAELFYLGLKKHGVDTRMVRYPREGHELSRSGEPAHVVDRLERIVRWFDGYSDFTDASPALERGPNEGLTAGQEGDASEGGSDTNESGGDSNEGGDENGDDDAPVENNEDTRA, from the coding sequence ATGCACACGGTCGACCCCGCCGACTATCACGACATCGTCCAGGTAGCCGATCCCCAACTCTCGCCCGATGGCGAGCGCGTCGCGTTCGTCCGGAAGGGACCGAAAGACGATGAATCCTACGAGGCGACCATCTACGTCGTTCCGCTCGGCGGCGACGAGCCGACCCAGTTCACCGTCAGCGAGGGCGTCGACAGCCAGCCGCGCTGGAGCCCCGACGGATCGCACCTCGCGTTCGTCAGCACCCGCGGCGCCGACGACGACCGGCCACAGCTCTGGCTCCTCCCGACCGACGGCGGCGAGGCCCGCCAGATCACGAGCGTCGTCGGTGGCGTCTCCGGCCTCGCGTGGAGTCCCGACGGCTCTCGCGTTCTCTTCACGCAGGCCTCGACAGCCGACGACCGCGAGGAGGGACGCGACTTCGCCGTTGAATCCGACTACGAACCGGAGACGCCCGACCCGCGGGTGATCGACCGACTCGTCTACCGGGCCCACCAGCGCTACGCGGACGGGCGGCGGAACCACGTCTACACGCTCGAGGTCGAGTCGGCCCTCGAGCAAGGGACCGTTACCGAGGGCGACAACGACGCCCTCGAGCGACTCACCGACGGCGACGCCGACCACACGGGGGCGACCTGGGGCGACGACGAAACGGTCTACTACGCTCGAAAGCTCGGCGAGGAGCCCGACGACTCCATCGAGTCCGAGATTCTCGCACACGATCTCGAGACGGGCGAGGTCGAGCAGGTAACCGAAACGATCGGCTGGGCGACGATGCTCGCGGCGACGACCGACGGCCGGGTCGCCTACCCGTGGATTCCGAAAGACGGGTTTACCCTTCGCCAGACCGAACTGAAGGTGTACGACCGGACGGCCGAAACGGAGACGACCGTCACCGAATCGATCGATCGCACCCTCGGCCACGAGGGCGGGGTCGAGTGGGGACCCGACGAGGAGACTCTCTACTTCTCCACGCCGGACGAGGGGGCGAGCGCGCTCTGGTCGGCCCCCGGCGACGGGAGCGAGGCGCCAACCACCGTCTACGGCGAGGGCGTCACTCTCGAGGGCTTTTCCGTCGGCGACGACGCCATCGCCTACGCCCAGAGCGAGTGGGACCACCCGGGGGACGTCTTCGCGTCCACGCGCGGGGGCAACGAGGTCACCCGGCTGACCCGTGTCAACGCCGACTACCTCGAGGACCGGGCCGTCGCTCAGCCCGAAGAATTGCGCTACGAGAGCGACCAGGGGCCAGTGCAGGGCTGGCTCCTGACGCCGCCTGACTTCGACCCCGAGGAGACCTATCCGCTCGTCGTCGAAATCCACGGCGGCCCCCACGCCCGGTGGACTACCAGCGGGACGATGTGGCACGAGTTCCAGAGCCTCGCCGCCGCCGGGTACGTCGTCTTCTGGTCAAATCCGCGCGGCTCGACCGGCTACGGCGAGGCCCACGCGGCCGCCATCGAGCGCGACTGGGGCGACGTGACGCTCACCGATGTGCTGGCCGGGGTCGATCTCGCCTGCGAGCGCGCGTACGTCGACGCCGACGAGCAGTACGTCACCGGCGGCAGCTTCGGCGGGTTCATGACCGCCTGGACGGTCGGACATACCGACCGCTTCCGGGCCGCCGTCAGCCAGCGCGGTGTCTACGACTTCACGAGCTTCTACGGTTCGACGGACGCGTTCAAACTCGTTGAGGGCGACTACGGCGTCACGCCCTGGGAGGACCCCGAGCACCTCTGGGAGCACTCCCCGGTCGCTCACGTCCCGGACGTGACCACGCCGACGCTCCTGATCCACGCCGATCAGGACTACCGCACGCCAGCGAACACGGCCGAACTGTTCTACCTCGGCCTGAAGAAACACGGCGTCGACACCCGGATGGTTCGCTACCCGCGGGAGGGCCACGAACTCTCCCGCTCGGGCGAACCGGCCCACGTCGTCGACCGCCTCGAGCGGATCGTCCGCTGGTTCGACGGCTACAGCGACTTCACCGACGCGTCGCCGGCGCTTGAGCGCGGCCCGAACGAGGGGCTCACGGCGGGCCAGGAGGGCGATGCGAGCGAGGGTGGAAGCGACACGAACGAGAGTGGTGGCGATTCGAACGAGGGAGGGGACGAGAACGGGGACGACGACGCACCAGTCGAGAACAACGAGGACACGAGGGCCTGA
- a CDS encoding metal-dependent hydrolase, producing the protein MFVGHALFAFAVAALVAEWRGWESRRALAIGVVAGLFAAIPDVDVAYALVGLAKWNLGDGALGASTAFWDASRTVHRTATHSLIVGIVAASAFGLLAIRRSRPGSVRAHLAHTAGAGLLAALMVVAFAASGPVAAFVMALFAIAGAVVALGTARTTTFSPATVALAALWGLLSHPWGDLFTGEPPAWLFPFATPALESRVLLHPDPTLNLLGAFAIELGVIWLALLTYARLADRDPLAALDRRAAAGAAYGVVALVSTPPTLDMSYHFVFSILGAGFLCGVVREGTVPGIHGLIPRRWRTSSGVFDIAVTALTGVTIALLAYVAVYALVGPL; encoded by the coding sequence GTGTTCGTCGGTCACGCGCTCTTCGCATTCGCCGTCGCGGCGCTCGTCGCCGAGTGGCGAGGCTGGGAGTCACGCCGCGCGCTGGCGATCGGGGTCGTCGCCGGCCTCTTCGCCGCGATCCCCGACGTCGACGTTGCCTACGCGCTCGTCGGCCTCGCCAAGTGGAATCTCGGCGACGGTGCCCTCGGCGCCTCGACTGCGTTCTGGGACGCCAGCCGAACCGTCCACCGCACGGCCACCCACTCGCTGATCGTCGGCATCGTCGCCGCGTCCGCGTTCGGCCTGCTCGCGATTCGTCGCTCGAGACCTGGCTCCGTTCGCGCCCACCTCGCACACACCGCCGGCGCCGGGTTGCTCGCCGCGCTCATGGTCGTCGCATTCGCCGCATCCGGTCCGGTCGCGGCGTTCGTGATGGCCCTCTTCGCGATTGCCGGCGCCGTCGTCGCGCTCGGAACTGCCCGGACGACCACATTCTCGCCGGCGACGGTCGCTCTCGCAGCGCTCTGGGGCCTGCTCTCGCATCCGTGGGGCGACCTGTTCACCGGCGAACCGCCGGCGTGGCTGTTCCCGTTCGCCACACCCGCCCTCGAGTCTCGCGTCCTGCTTCACCCGGATCCGACCCTGAATCTGCTCGGCGCGTTCGCGATCGAACTCGGCGTCATCTGGCTCGCCCTGCTCACCTACGCGCGCCTGGCTGATCGAGACCCCCTCGCGGCGCTGGACCGTCGCGCCGCCGCCGGGGCCGCCTACGGTGTCGTCGCCTTGGTTAGTACGCCACCAACGCTCGACATGTCCTACCACTTCGTCTTCTCGATCCTGGGCGCCGGGTTCCTCTGTGGCGTCGTCCGGGAGGGGACCGTGCCGGGGATTCACGGCCTGATTCCGCGGCGCTGGCGCACCTCGAGCGGCGTGTTCGATATCGCGGTGACGGCGCTGACCGGCGTGACCATCGCGCTCTTGGCCTACGTGGCAGTGTACGCGCTCGTGGGCCCGCTGTAG